caagaaaagcaacaaaatatggaataaaagtatttgaaggTAAGAATGtatcctttttatttttcaagattatTGTTATAGcatatttcacaaattgctactgtcattttgccggtttattTATAttgttcatctttaagcattaaaattttttttttttttttagactggttaaaAAACTCAAAGTTGTTTGAAAATtacacaactgaaatgtcaaagaaATAATTAAATAAGTGTCTAAAGTTATTCTATACCTCGGTATGACAGCAAGAcgtcactttctacaaaaaaacaacacaaaagtcaatttgtgcagccatcgataggtttttaagaagtccgcctaagcagaaattattttcttggacattttgtatcaagtttttatttattgaatttgcaaaaaaataaatatgctccatttctcaaaatccagtgaatatggatataatattagttattccactcaatctcatcgtgcaTGGCTTACAGCCTACACATGCTCtgccagctcatgtatgactcaatttcatggaataactgttaattacacCACAGTGcatttgaattctcaaatctaatTGGTCAGTTGTTAATTAATTTCCTGTAATAGCAGTTTGGACAGTAGTGCTAACTGCAAGGCAATTCACAATTGGATGTGAATGCATTTATTCGAATACCTCATTTCGACAGGAATAACTCACTGGGACTTATACAGTGGATGCACCACATAACCAAATTCTAGGAAACagattgagaaattttatttcgCACAGAAAAACTTAGAATCATTGATATGGTGCTTCGTAGCAGTCTCTAAGTTTTCTGCCACAGGGAGAATCTTCAAGACAGCTTTTTGtattttctggtttctcagtgacGTAATTTGGTGCATTTTTGTCTCAATAACTTTAAGACGGGAAAAAAACCAGGAGGCTAGTGAGCTGTTATAACTCAAATGAtaataggaacttgtttcatggatgttctacAGCATTAAAtggaactataaatggataaaatgtgaatattgtttattaataaatgtaaaaaaaaaaatgcaatcattggtaaattactgtggtataagagaaataaaacggtTAAGTCATGTGGGGTTATTGAAGCTTTGAGATGGTAACAACCCTCTACTTCACATCACATCGTCATTGATTATTTCCTTGTAATAGCACTTTCCTTACTTAATCAGTTATAACTTGGATGGAAAAAAAGCAGACTGATTGAAAAACTAAAATCTAAGAATTAACTCTAAGGAAATGGCACCAGTACAGGCTAAAGCAGAGAATGCTTGTGGCAGTATCATCATAAAAAGGGAACTTGATGCCACTCCACAGAACTGAAAACCTGACTGACCTCTTGtacaagtatattttagtattagGGATTCTCTATATTCTACATAATGTTCTCGGTGACAAACCTCATTTAGATTAAGTTCATTTCTTAATTTAAATTTCAAGGAGATAAACACAAGATTATTGCTAGAAACAGGTAAGAAAATCTTACAGAAGAACGTTTTTTAAAGATCCTCCACCTGAAGAATACGGAACTGATTTTAATCAttataaaaacatttttaaaaattaaaagttTAAAAATATATGGTGTAATGCAATCATGAAAAATCTTTGACAAGTTATGTGATGAGGTGCTGTAAGTTTTGCATTTAAATTAGATGATCTGTCAGGACTATTTGCCAACCATTCATTTGGAaaaactaaaagaaaaaaaaaacaaataaaaggcaTAGAAACCACGCAAAAATGTTACTTACCACCTGTGGAACACTGGACTGCCAGCGCACACATGAAAACCATCCATATGCATTGTAAATCCATGAATACGAACCTCTCAGAACACAACGTGCCTTGAAAATAAGGAACAAGACACTGCCCGTGCTATATATGCTGCCTTTTCTATCCACGTCCCCTTGATATCCTGTTACATAAGAGAATATACTGATAAACAGTCCTGGTGAAACCCATTCCTGTCAAATGAATCATGAGAAAAATGACATTTGCAATATTGGCCCTTCCAACTTAAACATTCAGGGCCCCACATATCTATTTTTCCACTCAATATAAAAACAAGCCTGTAAACAAACAGTCTTCCACTCAGCCTAACACAAGAGCAGTAACATTTAATTCATTAACATATGCTGTAATCATTAACCAGTCTGCCAGGGCGCAACTCTACACTTTTCTTTTGTGTAGTCCCACTAAACTGTTCTCATGCCATGGCATTGCACCATGTTTGAGAACAGAGTAAACAGTAGCTTGTACACATGTAGGTACAGGAAATCGTACTGGTTCAGGATTCCAAGGACATGAAATATAAAAGTAAGGGCAGGGACTGCATCAATTACTTGAGTGAACAacatgcaccaaaaaaaaaaaaaagagagaccaaGAGTCTTCAAAGGATCAGTGTGGTTAGAGATTTTTTCCACCATGCAGGAGCCAAAACCAAACCCAATTGCTTAAGCAAGTGGAATCATGCAAGACTCATGACTGTAAGGTTTTCTACTACCAaacaaaagagaggaagaaaaaaaattccTTTGAACTGCCCACCAACACATGATTTGCAATGTTTTAAAAGCATTCACTTCTGAGTTGCAGTGATGTTTGGGGTGGCAGAGTGAAaacaagttagcttttaaaagtcTCATTCGGATGTGCAGTTACAGCAACAACAACGTGTCATCTggattggctttttttttttgggggggggggggagcagtaTTAaatatagaatttaaaaaaaaaccacacacatttGTGGCCTTTGTATGCAACAGTAAAGGGCACTTTAAAatattacattttaaaaaaacaaaacacacacacacttctgcacCCCCCCCAACAACCTCAAAACTGCTGAAGCTGTGTGAACTGTCTGTTACAGGAAGTATGAAGTTCCAAAATGGACTATACATAATAGTTATAAAATCAGTATAAGCTGCAGTTCTGCTAGGTGGTTAAAATCAGACTGGGCATTCCAGCCCTAGAATGAGGAAAGACCAATTACTCAGAAATGGGATTACCATAACTGTGAGAACATGCTTACGAATAAGACTGATTAATCTTGTGCAATGAGAAAAACACATACCAGGAGGAAAATCTCTCCCTCCTCCAAATGAGAAAATTCtgtaaattttttttggggggtggtggAAGAGATGTGTTCCCCCATATATATATGACTTTGCTCATACTATAAAGTTGAATCTCATTTCTACTTTCACATATAACATACATATGTAGATGGCAGTATTGAAAAACTAATGTGGCACTTTAATTTACAACTGAAGGTTATGACCAAGTTCAAAGTTCTAGCTCGTTCAAAGTTACTGAATGAGTGTATAATTAATGATAACATTCTCTCTCTTATGGAACTTATTGAAATTACACTTAGTTGGTgatttatctaaaaaaaaaaaaaaaaaggttttaatttTGTATTAAAAATTAACTTCAGCAATTTTTCTACAAAAACCAAATCCTTAAAAAGTAGGTCTTATTTGCTCCAGCCACTTGCCTGCTGTGTGTTCATTTTCAGAGAATTAAAGAATCAAgacagtttgttttgttttatttaaggACCATGCATTGGTCCAGATTCAGTAATTTTACAGATGTAAATTTATAAACATAACactagtacaaaaaaaaaaaagtactgaaaagcAATGGCctgtggaaaagaaaaaaaaaaaaaatacaatattcCACAAGAGTGCACCATCACAAATGCTGCACTGCAGACTACAGGACACGAAAATAGAAGTCATTTTAAATCCCGTTTGAGGAGGAACAGTCAGTCATGAAATACAGAAGTGACAAGGCAATAAATTATACCGTGTGTACACAAGTGTGCGTGAGTTTATCTAAGGGAAGTTAGGAGGAGGCATGGAAAAGGGCATCATGGGCTGCTGCTGTTGAGGATTGAAGGGAAACGGTGTATTGTGATTCGCACCATTCTGAGCAGCTCCCTGGTTGGCCCCAAACTGCTTGTTCTGGAAGCCTTGGTTTCCAAAATTACCAGCCTGATTGCCATTAAAGTTGGACTGTCCATTGTAAGGCCCATTAAAGCCATTACTGCTGTTCCCATTGTAATTGTTGGCCCCACCATTATACATTGTCCCATTCTGTGTCTTATTGAAGGCTTTCTTTGGTCCATTATCATAACTGCGATCACCGCCACGACTGTCTTGGTTGTAGTTATAGTCCCGTCTGCCTCCGGAGTAACGATCCCGGCGATCATCTCTATATCCGCCACCTCGACTGCCCCTTGAACGACCTACAGCACCACAAAAGAGTTTTAATGTGAGAAAACAAaactaactttaaaaaaaaaaagaaaaagtttgtACAAcagagcccaaaaaaaaaaaaaaaaaaaaaaaagtcttaactGCTACATGGAAAATTTAAAAGGGGAAGAAAAGTGGCTTCAGATGAGCCACAGTTCCTGTATCTCACCAATTGGATTTACCTCCTCTGTCTTCTGCCATCTGGATGAGTTTGGGATTGATGGCCTGATTGGCTTCACGGAGGACAGAGACAAGGTCATGCGCCTGTTTAAAGTTGTTGGGTGTAAAGAAGGTGTAGGCTGTTCCAGTTTTCTGGCTACGTGCTGTGCGGCCAATGCGATGGATGTAATCCTCAGAGTTGTTGGGATAATCGAAATTAATTACAAACTTCACATCCTCGACATCTGTGGGATCATTGTGACAGTGCGGTGGAAAGCGAGCAGAGTATGCACACCACCACAGCAGCAAATAGACATTAATACACAGTAATTAACAAGAAAATATGTACTTACCAAATTGGAAAGGTCAAGTTAACAGACTAAACTAACATTGATGACTCAAACAAGATTATGTCCCATGAATCTCTCCAGCTGAGTCTTGAAGTAACTACACTTATCTCCCCACAGGATTAACTGACAATCAGGTGCTTCCCATCAATAGGTCTTAAAGTACATTGTCACATGCAAAGACTACCTACAGACTTCGGGACACCTGAAGTCCAAGTGTCACATCTTGCTTGAAATGAACCGTTAAAGGCTGGCTCAGGTTTTACAAATTAGTCAAGCCAGTCTTTCCAAAAATCAACCAGTGGTAACTTGACAAGGTCTCTCTTTGGCAGGACTCGACATGATCGAAGCCAGAACAGGAGGGAACTCCTCAGCTAGCCTGGGAATCGCATTCAGTACAGAGGCGTGCACATAACCAACAGCTGCTCTCATTTCAAAAGGCCAAATACCGTGGAAGCGGCCCCATCAAGTGAGACCTAAAACTTTCCACAATTGCAGCTGAAGCTATGCAAGAGCAGGAGCCACCACGGCTATCCCACAATGCCACGCTCCTCAGTGGCAGACCAGCACACCAGGGGCACAAGAACTCCGACACCTCTGTACACGATTTGATTGACTGGCAGAAAAGGCAGAACTCCAACAAAGGAGCTCCAGACCCCTCCGAAGACTCTGGACACATCATGCCAAGGTCCTGCCTCCAAGACTGCACCTTCAGGTGAGGAATAACTCAGAGAGAGGGACAGCAGTTTAAAGAAATTCTACATGAAAACTACTAAATTAAAAATACAGCACTCATGAGTCTGGAGTAGCACCAAAAGATATGTACCTAGGCCTCTCGATGCCACGTCAGTTGCAATGAGGATGGGTGCTTTGCCAAACTTGAATTCTGTGGGGAGGAACAAACAAGCACACTTCAGCAGCTAGCCCCAATGCCTGTTACATAGTCATATCAAATGTGTTAAGCAGTACCATTGAGGACCCAGTCTCTCTCCTGCTGGCTTTTGTCTCCATGTATACCCATTGCAGGCCACCTGCAACACATGATTCAGTGTTCAATGCTATATTACACCCACACACTGCAGTTTTAACATGCTACTCAAGAGATACTTACCCATCCCTGCGCATCCTCCTTGTGAGGTCATCACACCTCCTCTTAGTTTCTACAAAGATGATGGTCTTGTTCTCCTTCTCACTCATGATCTCCTCTAGCAGGCGCAGCAACCTGGAGAGCAAGAGCAGTTTATAAAAGCATTTGCTCAACCAATAACTGATGTCCATCTACTGTTTCAACGTTTAACACTCAAGCTTAACACACCATGACCATTAATGAATAAACCAGCCCTAATGGCTTTTCATACCTTTAAGGAAAAATACACCCTAGTATCTGCATGTCATCTAATGCTATACCACACAGGTCTATTTGTAGCTCACCAAATTGTTCCacaagaagaggaaaaaaaaaaacctccactcACTTGTCCTCCTTCTCGCCATCATTACATACATCCACTATCTGCAGGATGTTGTGGTTGGCACTGAGCTGCAGAGCTCCCACATTGATCTGGACATAATCTTTCAAGAAGTCCTCAGCCAGCTGACGAACCTCTTTGGGCCAGGTAGCACTCCACATCAGAGTCTGCCTGTCTGGCTGCAAGAAGCACAATTTAAGAACAATTTAATAAGGTGGAATAAACAATTATTTTTAGCCAAGCAAGCTGAATAAAAAGTATGGTGCTCTTACACTAAGAAAACTGAAACATTCAGGAAGTGCAAGAAGTGCTCAAAACATGTTAAAAACCCCATTACACCTGGCTCAATGTtccatgatgctgccaccccaGATTCTAAAAGGGAAGGGGACAAAGGAAAAACACTTGATCTCATCTTACCCTGATTTGGTCAACAATTTTACGGATTTGAGGTTCAAAGCCCATATCCAGCATCCTGTCAGCCTCGTCCAACACCAGATAAGTGCACCTGCGCAGATTTGTCTTTCCAGCTTCAAGGAAGTCAATAAGCCTCCCTGGAGTAGCAATGCAGATCTCAACCCCTAAGAGAAAGGGTTACAGGAAGTGAGCACAAAAGGTGTGCAATAGTTCtaaatattttttttgggggggggggggggggggggggggagcaatcATACCCCTCTCCAGGTCACGAATCTGAGGTCCTTTAGGAGCTCCTCCATAGATGCAGGTGGACTTGAGGCGAGAAGCTTTGCCGTACTCCATTGCAACCTGTTGGACTTGTTGAGCTAACTCACGAGTGGGAGCCAACACCAAGCACTGAGGAAGACCACAAATTAGCATCTCAGGCAGAAAGGCAAAGACAGGAGCATTTAAAGAATTCTCAAACCATCACTTACAATAGGTCCATCGCCACGCTCCAGGAATGGTTGGTGGTTTATGTGCACAATAGCAGGAAGCAAatactaaaaagaaaaaaaaaaaaaaaaagttattcacaCACAGTTTAGCCCTAGTAAACAACTGTCTAAACCTGAGCATCTTACCGAAAGAGTTTTCCCAGATCCGGTCTGGGCAATGCCAACCATATCTTTGCCACTTAACGCCAGTGGCCACCCCTGAGCTTGGATAGGGGTTGGATTGGTCCAGTTCTGTTTATTAATCACATCCATGACGTAAGCTGCAAAGAACAAAACCATATAAACCACCAAGAGCCTTAAACTTTAGGTCAAGGTCTTTAAAATTGCAATTGTGCTCAACTTACAAGGAAAGCTGGCCTCGTGAAACCTAATTGTAGGTTTGGGACAGTCTCTCCCTTTGACTGTGATCTCTTTGCTCCTCCTGTACTGCTCAACTTCTTGCTGCAAGAAGAAACAATGATTAGGTCTGGGTGACCATAATACAACAATAAGAAATGCTATTAAAGTTGATTATAACTGTACAGAGGAGTACAAGGAGAAATATCATCCAGTGCACAGATGAGTCACAAATGTATTCGTTAGCCCACCAGGCAAGTGAGCACACCAGTGCATTGCTCAGAAATCCAAGTGTCTAAGCTAAGAGATCAATGTAATGCAATAATGAGCACTAATTAAAAGTATATTAAATACAGACTTGCCCTGTATTCACACTAGCCACCAACAATTCAACAGGCATTTGAATTGAGGTTCTGAAGCACACTGAGGGGGTGCAGTAAACCACTGTCTTCTTTCAGCTGATTTGTtccggcataggttttacaccagatgcccttcctggtgcaaccctccccaatctatctgggcttggaacCAGCACCAAGTATGCATTACCTTGTACCACCCTAGTGGCTGGGTATTGTGTgtggcacagtggcgtagtggttagcacggtcacctcacagcaagaaggtgctgggttcgaacccagcgagggcctttctgtgtggagtttgcatgttcgcctcatgcctgcatgggtttcctccacagtccaaagacgtgcggttagattaatatgggacggccttgggctgaggtgcccttgagtgaggcactgaACTCCTAACTACTCCTAGCATgggggtgtgttcactgcttcagatgggttaaatgcagagaggaaatttcataagtgtgtgatgaataaagttgtgctttctttctattTTACCTAAACTGCAAGTATTTAACCTGTTGGGGGAAACCTACACtggacacatggagaacatgcaaacttatgctgtgttcacatatatacacacacacacaggtatgatAGTGGTATAACTATCAATACAaaatataccggtacagtttagtgcatctgtccacactagcaagaagtgtttgcggttttctttcacggcagttgaaatgcacgtgtgcgaaatgtttccatggttaccaagtaacttccttccaagaatatatggcggatgaaacaacgtgtgtgctttttgttgtcaatgtacagtctgtttttctggtggtcatttattcagtcgaatcgtataaaacacgtgaggcagttgagaaagaaacaaagaaaatgaatctccgttcttcattttattcagtgaaggcatcgattgaggtgtgactttgcgcatgcgcattatatttgtattgatacagagccgcttcatctgtccacactacagcgaagcgctacagtaccgatacgaaacccatacatttgtgggtttcgtaccgatacagtaccggtatagttgctagtgtggacaggtgttgcggtacgaaagtagtttagtttcgtattggtacaaaatccctagtgtggacacaaAGGCCCCTCACCATCAGCTGTGGGGCTCAAACCTACCACCTTACTGTG
This genomic interval from Neoarius graeffei isolate fNeoGra1 chromosome 20, fNeoGra1.pri, whole genome shotgun sequence contains the following:
- the ddx5 gene encoding probable ATP-dependent RNA helicase DDX5 isoform X2, with protein sequence MPGYSDRDRSRDRGYGSSYNSGPPRFGGSRAGPASGKKFGSPGDRLRKKHWNLAELPKFEKNFYQEHPDVAHRPSQEVEQYRRSKEITVKGRDCPKPTIRFHEASFPSYVMDVINKQNWTNPTPIQAQGWPLALSGKDMVGIAQTGSGKTLSYLLPAIVHINHQPFLERGDGPICLVLAPTRELAQQVQQVAMEYGKASRLKSTCIYGGAPKGPQIRDLERGVEICIATPGRLIDFLEAGKTNLRRCTYLVLDEADRMLDMGFEPQIRKIVDQIRPDRQTLMWSATWPKEVRQLAEDFLKDYVQINVGALQLSANHNILQIVDVCNDGEKEDKLLRLLEEIMSEKENKTIIFVETKRRCDDLTRRMRRDGWPAMGIHGDKSQQERDWVLNEFKFGKAPILIATDVASRGLDVEDVKFVINFDYPNNSEDYIHRIGRTARSQKTGTAYTFFTPNNFKQAHDLVSVLREANQAINPKLIQMAEDRGGRSRGSRGGGYRDDRRDRYSGGRRDYNYNQDSRGGDRSYDNGPKKAFNKTQNGTMYNGGANNYNGNSSNGFNGPYNGQSNFNGNQAGNFGNQGFQNKQFGANQGAAQNGANHNTPFPFNPQQQQPMMPFSMPPPNFP
- the ddx5 gene encoding probable ATP-dependent RNA helicase DDX5 isoform X1 codes for the protein MPGYSDRDRSRDRGSYGSSYNSGPPRFGGSRAGPASGKKFGSPGDRLRKKHWNLAELPKFEKNFYQEHPDVAHRPSQEVEQYRRSKEITVKGRDCPKPTIRFHEASFPSYVMDVINKQNWTNPTPIQAQGWPLALSGKDMVGIAQTGSGKTLSYLLPAIVHINHQPFLERGDGPICLVLAPTRELAQQVQQVAMEYGKASRLKSTCIYGGAPKGPQIRDLERGVEICIATPGRLIDFLEAGKTNLRRCTYLVLDEADRMLDMGFEPQIRKIVDQIRPDRQTLMWSATWPKEVRQLAEDFLKDYVQINVGALQLSANHNILQIVDVCNDGEKEDKLLRLLEEIMSEKENKTIIFVETKRRCDDLTRRMRRDGWPAMGIHGDKSQQERDWVLNEFKFGKAPILIATDVASRGLDVEDVKFVINFDYPNNSEDYIHRIGRTARSQKTGTAYTFFTPNNFKQAHDLVSVLREANQAINPKLIQMAEDRGGRSRGSRGGGYRDDRRDRYSGGRRDYNYNQDSRGGDRSYDNGPKKAFNKTQNGTMYNGGANNYNGNSSNGFNGPYNGQSNFNGNQAGNFGNQGFQNKQFGANQGAAQNGANHNTPFPFNPQQQQPMMPFSMPPPNFP
- the ddx5 gene encoding probable ATP-dependent RNA helicase DDX5 isoform X4 — protein: MPGYSDRDRSRDRGYGSSYNSGPPRFGGSRAGPASGKKFGSPGDRLRKKHWNLAELPKFEKNFYQEHPDVAHRPSQEVEQYRRSKEITVKGRDCPKPTIRFHEASFPSYVMDVINKQNWTNPTPIQAQGWPLALSGKDMVGIAQTGSGKTLSYLLPAIVHINHQPFLERGDGPICLVLAPTRELAQQVQQVAMEYGKASRLKSTCIYGGAPKGPQIRDLERGVEICIATPGRLIDFLEAGKTNLRRCTYLVLDEADRMLDMGFEPQIRKIVDQIRPDRQTLMWSATWPKEVRQLAEDFLKDYVQINVGALQLSANHNILQIVDVCNDGEKEDKLLRLLEEIMSEKENKTIIFVETKRRCDDLTRRMRRDGWPAMGIHGDKSQQERDWVLNEFKFGKAPILIATDVASRGLDVEDVKFVINFDYPNNSEDYIHRIGRTARSQKTGTAYTFFTPNNFKQAHDLVSVLREANQAINPKLIQMAEDRGGKSNWSFKGQSRWRI
- the ddx5 gene encoding probable ATP-dependent RNA helicase DDX5 isoform X3: MPGYSDRDRSRDRGSYGSSYNSGPPRFGGSRAGPASGKKFGSPGDRLRKKHWNLAELPKFEKNFYQEHPDVAHRPSQEVEQYRRSKEITVKGRDCPKPTIRFHEASFPSYVMDVINKQNWTNPTPIQAQGWPLALSGKDMVGIAQTGSGKTLSYLLPAIVHINHQPFLERGDGPICLVLAPTRELAQQVQQVAMEYGKASRLKSTCIYGGAPKGPQIRDLERGVEICIATPGRLIDFLEAGKTNLRRCTYLVLDEADRMLDMGFEPQIRKIVDQIRPDRQTLMWSATWPKEVRQLAEDFLKDYVQINVGALQLSANHNILQIVDVCNDGEKEDKLLRLLEEIMSEKENKTIIFVETKRRCDDLTRRMRRDGWPAMGIHGDKSQQERDWVLNEFKFGKAPILIATDVASRGLDVEDVKFVINFDYPNNSEDYIHRIGRTARSQKTGTAYTFFTPNNFKQAHDLVSVLREANQAINPKLIQMAEDRGGKSNWSFKGQSRWRI